The Solea solea chromosome 15, fSolSol10.1, whole genome shotgun sequence genome segment gaaCACTTTAAAGGGAAGATGCAGTTCAGACACAGCAActgctaaatgtttttttttcttgttttgctttgtaGGCGAGCGGAGCTGGAGTGTGTTTTGCTGGCGTTAATGCATTGGCCCTTAACAGTCGCAGGGCAGGACTCAGGAAGGAAAGAGGTCATGGTTAATACCTCTGTTTAAAGACAAATCTGCATCCCtttgacctcacacacacacacacacacacacacacacacacacagacacagaggactCTTTGGGATCCTTCCAGAAACTATTAGCAGATAGTATCAGTGCATGTAGGaatgtaaacatttacagtgaaaCTATAAGACATCAACTCCCCGTGGGGAAGACACATCCATCACAATGCAACCACATCAGCACACGCCTGCCCTGCTTTAAAAAGGGAAATGAGGCATTTTAAACCGTTACACAAAATCATCCCACATTATTCCGTTTGTCACGGCAGTCACGTTCACTTCCCGTTGATTCCGTTCAATTAATTTACTCCCGAAGTCATTCACGTAAACAGCTCGATCTCCTCGTGACAAAGCTCGGTAGTTGTTTGTGGCTCTGTGGTtacagtagagagagagagagagagaggcactgATCTCAGATCTGTGTTTGTGAGAGCAGGGGCAGAGGTCACGGCGAGGATTAGAAAGAGAGATGAGCCCACCCAGAAACACAGAACTTATAGAAAACAGGCCCTTTTTTTCCATAAGGAAGCAGCACAGGTCTATTTGAAGATGGGTTCAGCATAAAAGAGGTAACAGCTCACAAGCAACTGGAGACTAGGACCAAGACTAAAGATCGGGGGCAAGACCATGTCAAGATCTAGTCAGGAGGATCAGACCAACACCAAGGATGGGTGAAATCAAACAATTCCTATGAAACAAAGGCTGcatgtaagtgtatgtgtgttaccTTGTCATACACAAGTGTAGACACAGCACGCCGGCTAGTTGTTGAGGTTCCTCTCTCCATAGATGGACAGGAAGTCTTCCACGCTGATAGATTTCCTTCCCCCCGgactcctctctgctgctctcatGTCTCCCACACACATGCtttgagagacacacacacacacacactcctccagaACCAGCCGGGGGAATCAGAATGTTTTAATTAGCATTGATAAGCAGAGACAAGGAAGAGCATTGAGGAGTCTCGTATCAGTGAGCTGATAAAGAAACTACTCAGACTCCACTTACGGGCCTCTCAAGCttccctcgtcctcctcttcctcctggtcTGCAACTCCAGGGAAAGAGACGTTCatcgctgccgctgctgctgctgctgcttctgctgcttctgctgctgctgctgctgctgctgctgcggggaACAGAAAACATCCAAAGTGTTGTCAGGTTCAGTCAGAACTAGGTGccgtgtttttaaatgtgcttctaCAGCTGACTTGCAGTTAGGTTTGACACAGTTTGAAAGGCCACGTCGTTCATCATTAAGTGAAAATTAAAGTATGCAGTTTGGACAGAGACACGCAGCAAAACAGAAAGTACTAACCTTGAACCCGTGCTGTATCTCTGGAAggtttggacacacacacacacacacactccttcaaACCGTCCACACAGGGGAACACGCTGTTCGACGTGTGCAACAATAACTGTGcaggacaacaacaaaaaagagatGAAAATGCATCAATAAATCACCACTGAAATGATCTCACACAAGTGTGTAGGGCTTTCTGTACATAAATGAAGGgtccacttcttttttttttttttgccagaccAGTTTGTGCTGACTTTGCTCCAAGGCATAGCAGTTAAGCTTATTTGACAGGATGGGAAGACAGCTTTCGTTTCAAGATCAAGTTCAAAGAGCAGGAGGCCTGTTTCTCCCTCAGCGTCCCTGACTGCACCTGtgtcactgccacacacacacacacacacacaccattgacAGACAACTCTAGTTTTGGTCTTGGGCAGTTTGTGTAAAtcgggagtgtgtgtgtgtgatgtgcacagggagagagtttgtgtgtgtgtgtgtgtcttaggtTGCACTTTTCTGAAGTGTTTGTCAGAAGATTTAATGACCTCGTTTACCTTTTAAAAAGGATTTGTCACAACATTTGTGGCAGGTGTTGGACACCTTGCAATCACCCGGAACAATGGTGTGGTTCATCAGATCCAGCCAAGGTTTTACTCCCAAAAGCTCAAGggatgatgagtgtgtgtgtgtgtgtgtgtgagagctttGATCATGAGCCTAGTGTAGCAGTTTTCAAGTTTTCAATTCAAAAATCCCTCCTCAGGCAACACAGTACAACGATTTCCTCAttacacactttcacacagagCCTCTCTGACTGACTGTTTTCGGCCCACACAATTTTTCCATCATCACTGTGACTGTCTGAAATATCACTAATCAGCGTTATTCTCCAGCCCCTTCAGtttattctgcctcattagcagTGACATTTTACCCTGAACACATGGATTTATCAGCCTAAGTCATGcataacattcttttttttttttttttttttaaatgccatgAGAAGTCAGAGGGATCACATCTCACACACGCGATAGCCACACCTCCTCTGTGTTGTCCTGCGTCTTCTACGGACTTAACAAGTCATACAGTGTAAATGTTAATGCAGACTCAACAGCTGCTTTCTCCACTGTTGCAACTCTCTCccacagaggagctgctgtgtgtgtgtgtgtgtgtgtgggtgggtgttcATGATCATCTTGTATCCTTGGTGGTGGTGGGAAGAATGTCTCCTCCCCAACTTGTTCTCTCAAGTGATGACAGGAGCTGTATCTCCCCTCCTGCAGCCTAATTCTCCACAGCACAGTAGCATGGGAAATATTTGTGCTGCAACCGCCACACTAGTACATCTGAGTTGTGCGATAGTCGACTGATTCATTGTTTCTGGTCCGGAATTCGCATTCATGCTAAAGCCGGCCTTCTTTGGGAGTCACGCGATAGTTGACGTATTCACACAATtatctgaaagaaaacacacatttattaagTAGGACGTATAACTTTCGTGTTTTCTctgtacacacataaacagaccAAACGTCTAAATTTACAAAAGGGTTGGCAGTTACGTCTAATAAATTGCTTATCAGCATAATGGATTGCCCTGCAGGTGTTTCCTTACCACCAGATATTTACACACAACAAAAGCCGACTCAGTGTCCAAGTTCACTAAAGGTTACTAGAATAATAATCAATACATGTCAATCAATAAATGCTTGATTTCAGGatacacaacattaaaataacaatataatctCAGATTGTTGGTGTCTTACCTTCACAAGACACCCTTTTTGAGTGAGGGGGTCAAAACATTTCTGCAACACTTTTCTCTGAAGAACAGTTCATACCAAAACGCATAAATCCACTAATGGGAAccaaacatgataaaaaaaaaaacaagatagtAAATCTCATATAATGACTTTTCTACCTAGAGGCACAATAAAGTTTATTTGGTGCTAGAAACTGCAGCAAAAGCAGCTCCTTCATGTAGCTGCACCCACAACAAGCATGAGATCTACAACCGGTACAGTATGTGTAGCCTCACAAGCTCGTTAGACCAAAGATCCGTGTTCACACCTCATCTATTAGCTGCCGGCAAAGGTGGAATAAAGTGACATAATCGTGCATCACCCTGTAATTCATGCTGAGTGGTCCAGTCATGATTTGGTTTAATGTACGGGGGAGAGATGTGACaagaaaagcaacaaaagaGCCATAAATCCAGAGGGAGCGAAGAAGGGCGAGAGGGAGACGGAGGGAAAGTTGAGGGACCTCCGTCCTTCAGCCGTTCACATTCTTAAGtacttgtatgtatgtgtttgcgaggaccaaaaaaacagcaacaccaTAGGAGGACATTGATGACATTTTGGTAAAGtggggttagaattgggttcaGATTAAGGGTTAGCCATTTAGTTGtaatagttaaggttagggtaatgGATTATGTGCCCTCACTAAGGACGCTGTGCAATaatttgtgtgtgcacatttgctAATTCTTTAGGACCTCTACTAGCAAAATCATTGCCCTTGTCAGTAGTccatagtcctcatggagatgaAAATCTGCTAAATTATATGGGTTAGGGACAAATATTATAGTaacagagccaggaatcaaacacagtacattttatatcagaaaataacatttgatacttatatactttaagacttttactttagtaatattataaaaaagtgacttcaacttctaccaaagtcatttacTGGTGAgacacttgtacttttactcaagtatccctttaaggtataCATTATAATGCTTTggttagactgtccaaatgaatggaagacaATGCGAGTCCTTAAAAAGATAGCTgcacaagcctgtgtgtgtgtgtgtgtgtgtgtgtgtgtgtgtgaaatgcaccCTTCCACAGGTGCTTGCTGCAAGGGGCTATGACCAGAGGCTTGAGTTTCCAAAACATGGGCTTACACAAATACACGAgggagtgtgtgcatgtgtgtttctgcCAGTCTTTCATCAACTTATATGGATCTTTTCAACCACAAAAGGGGATTGTGGTGTGGGTGTTATTACTCAAGTAAGTTattcaaataaagtcaaagaCGATAGCCGTGAAATACTGTTAATATTCACATAAGGGAAAATTGTCCTGGGTTTGGTTGGCGAGCAGCTTGCTTGATTTGAAGTGTACATAAACAGACCTCtcttattacattttcagtatACATATGTGATTATCTGATAATCACATATGTATACTGCTGGATTTATGTCCTGACCATTGGTAAATTTACTCAAAAGCTACATGCTGTAGGTCCATCATAATATGCAGCATAGATATATGGTTCAGaaagtttattttatatattgctgggtaattgttttgttctttttttatgagTGCATGTGGAGAAATGACAAGAACGATCATAGCAAACAAACTGcacaaataatatttaaataaaatgaagtggCACCAACCCAGAAATATGAAGTATTTGTGGGagtaaaacaacatttcaacatCTCAAAGTTACCTTCTTCTTACCACTGCTGACTTAAGTGTCCTTGATGCTGTTGCTGACAGTGCAGGAGCAGCTGGGAGCGACTGCGGAGATAACAAAGGACGAAGAAGGCGGCCCCAGATTTACAAAATCCAACTCCTGGTTCTGACACCATTTACTCTGTTTAAAGCAACACAGTGTAACTTTTGTGaggtacataaaaaaaaaaaaagatgcattcaaagaaaTGCAGATTATTTGTCAATGGTTGTAATACTGtaatgtttatatacatatatatatatatatatatatatatatatatatatatatatatatataataaataataataatgtgctttactattttttcttgtttttaaaattaataatacaatttcagcattaaaaatattattatctCATATACGGACATGCAAGCTCTCCTACTAACAGTGTTACACTACCAAAATAAGAAAGGAAGGAGCCCACGCTGAGACTAAATAGTTGACTCTGCACAGACTGAGCTGACCTCTGCAGCAGACAGGCTCAGTCACTCTCCCACATGCACAGATTGTGGAAGCGGCTCTGTATGTTTCATGTCAGTATTTCCGCACACATTccatttcaacacacacacacacacacactttcctacacatgtaaaaaaaactgtcaatcaGTCTGCCCCGTGACATTCATTTGTAGTTGGAAATCACTCTGGTGCATGAATGAGAGCAAATATGCaaacaagacagacagagcgaCAGATTCTGACACCAGTGACTACGAGAGGCCACACATAATGTGTACATGcttgcagagacagagacggttCATTAACACTCCCTGTTTGAACAGGTGGTTATTGTGggtgtatatgtgtatttgtgtgtttacgtgCAGGCTGCTGGGGGTGGAGGAGCTGTCACTTGTTACTATGAGCTTTATGAAGTGTTCACAGATTCTAAATGGAGGATTACGATGTTCGCGAAGTGCCTGCTTCAAACCTCTCACAGATAGAGCAGAGATCCGAAATGTGTAGAAAGACCTGTCATCGAGACCGAGGCTGACATTTTAATCCTGAGGAGGATTTCAGGGGGAGGAAACTTTTatgatttgaaaaataaaaacaaaacagaaactcCAACAGACATAACTGTAATTAAGTAAATTGGGTATCTAATCGTATGTTTTTTTGGTGCAGGATTTTATGCTCTACTTCTAATTTGCCCTGTTAATTTAAGTGTATTTTCTAATTTACACTATCAACATTACTCTGTATTCATACCGGTACACTGTAATCTCTGGTTCTGTCTAAGCATTCACGTTTTTTATCATTAAGATCCGATTCACGTTCGCCATCTTGTGTGCAGTCCGTGTGTCCACAAGTTCACGTTGGGGGTTTTCACTCTCCGGGGTCAAAGTTGAAACTCGCACCTGCGTTCGAGACTAAACAACTGTACCTGCctcaaactaaaaataaatacctGAAAACAGTGGCAGTACAGCTGTGACTTCTAGGGCACTGTCTCCTTTTCATCCACCTCCTTCTTTGGTTTCTATTAACCCTGAAAAGACATTCAGAATCATCAGATTAACATCACATTAGAACTTAGCAATCTTCCGTTCTGAGACATTTAAAAGAAACCAACAAGGGCTCGGATCATTTATGAGCACAGAGAAATTCCCTGCTGCTCGGTCTTTATTCATCGAGTGCAATTCAGCGTCTGAAACAACCAGACATCTATCAATAAGAACGACAGCTTCCACTTGTGTGTACTCAGTATGCGGGTGCAGATACAGCTCTTGTAGTATTACTCTTCGAAACTAGTTTGGGCACAACGCAACCTCTGCAGTCAAGCAACATATTGAAAATCGGTAGCTCATAAGCTGAAAACAGGCTCAGTACAGAGAGTTAATGGACAGTAAAAGCCTTCTTTATGCTGGTACAATGGCATTTAAGCATTTGAAAGATTAAAGGCCTGACTTAAACACACATATGGGGAATAACAAGAGCAACATAATCAGAACAGAATCTGCGTAGATTCATTGGACaccgagtgtgagtgtgaatggttgtttatctctcTCTGGGCATGAAATtcagcaaataaaaataaattacacacacaattCAGATACCTTAGAGCTTTTACAAAATTTAGACATTTTCGTTTCTTAAGGAAGAATTTCACTTAAATTTAACACGTTGCAAAGGGGGAGAAAAATCTTAATAATATTAACGTCTGCCACTGTCGATATACAAACAAAACTGGAAacgaaacttttttttttttatctatgaaGTTATCCGCTAttatttaaaagtatttcaaattACATGATTTAGGTTTCCGTGTTTGCAGGGGGTTTAACTGAATTTCTAATGTGAGGatgtaaattaaatttaacaaaCATTATTCTTCCGATTCTaactggatgaaaaaaaaaaaccaacaaactgtatttaaataaagatgtaaatgtataaaaggACTCGATGCCCTAAAATAAACCGTCTCTTCTGGGATTTGGATGACAGGAGTCTCAAAAACCTAGAGAGGCTCTAGATCCGAGGGCCTCGTCTTCATATCTTTATTTGTAAACTTCAAATCAATGGATGTCAAAACAAAATCTGGTCCTTTGACAGCAAAGATTACGAAACTACTTGAACCAACAAAGAAACTCTACTGCCCTCTGCTGACTATCTTTCAAACTGGACACTTATGCGTTCTTCATGTAAAAGTAGAAGGTGTTAAGAGTTGCTTTGGAAAAGGTCTCCAGATGAACTAGTTCTGTAGAGCCGTGTAAATGCTTTCACTTAGGAGACAAACAGCACAATTTAAATCATATCTAGTCTTGAGGTGTAGCAGAATTAAGACTACTGAAGCTGTCAGATGAGGTTTCTTTCTTCATCTGCCGTGTCTGAAAGGGATGGGTCAACCGAGGTGAACTTCAGTCAGATTTCATGTGCATattgatgtcttgtttttcctcaaagAAAGGgcaggagagggggggggggatattaGTAGAGATTAAATGTAGATATCTAAATCTCAGCCTCCATGTGCTGTGCCCTCCTCTTGTCATGCTGGTGCTTGGTGAGTCCATACTTGAAGAACTCGTACACCGACCAGCTGATGGCAGTGGACGGCATTTGGTAAATGATCCTCGCTTGCACTCCTTTGAAGAAGCCCCTCAGACCGCCCAACCTGTACACTGTCCGGAAGGCGTGGGCAAGGCCTGAGATACGTCTTTGGCTAGAAGACAGGGAGCTGAGGGCTAGAGACTCCTGGGTGTTGAGCAGGGTCTTGCAAACGTCTAGAGGTGTTGTCGCTGCGGCTGCGATGGCGCCCGCCAGAGCTCCTGACAACATGTGGGATGAGGGATTGTACTGTCTGTGGGGGTTGAGCAGCTCCTGCAGGTACTCATAAGTCATGAAGTGGAGCGCCTGGAAGGGCACGTTCATGGTGAGCTGGGTGGTGTAGCTGCGGTAGAATGCAGCAGCGCCTTCTTTATGCCATATGGCCCGTATACAGTCCAAGACGCCACGGTATGGCGAGTTATACATCTGCATGCGCTGCTTCACAACTAAGGAGCCATGCGTAGAGGCATCCGTGGAGGAGATGAGCGATTGTGATCATGGTCGGTGTGCAggtgaagaaagagaagaaaaacatgagtCAGCTATAACCAGCATTAATCTCGGAGCAGTtcaatacacacatacaaatgaaGTGTGAGATGTAGCTTGTACTCAGACAGCTGCAGGCCATTGAACAGCTGGTCATGCCGAGTCTGACCAGTGTCCTTCTACTGACATGTTCGGGCAGCTGGAGCAGAGGCAGCTCTTAAAATTAATATGTCACAATTCAGGGTTAAGGCCCATGTGTAAAGCTGGCCGGACGTGGCACCTGCACGTTTCTTTACTGAAGTGTGAGTACGGCAagctgtttttccctttttctttttttttctgtggttaAACACAAACGACACTGTACAATAAAACGCTCCTCTCACCTTCAGCAGGGTTCATGGCCGCGTCGTGAAGCACTGTTGCCACACACCCAGCTGCTCCTGAAATAAACACACCTTGAAAGTGACTACACAACGATAACATCGCAGAGAATGCACAAGGAAAATAAACGAGTCTGCATGCAAAGAATGGCAAAGAAAAGCCTGTTTTATTTAATCAGAGCCTTCAACTGCCTTACACCTAAAAGCTGCGGATGTTTATCATTAGAGCACATTCACCAGTCTGCACAGGTGTAAACTAGAGATCACTCCAGACCAGAATCAGGAGGCCAAACCTGAGCAAAGAGAGACACCTGGTGGACAAGGCAGTCCATTAGTCCCATGAGCTTTAACAATAccagggagggggagagagagagagcgagaggatgTGAGATGTGAGAAAGAGGACTTACCCAGCCTCCGACTCAACTGGAAAACAATGAAGAGAGAGAGTAACGAGAGTAAGAAATAGGATTAAGATTCAGAGCAAATTTCCTTTGACCGAATCTTCAGCTGAACTTTACTGAAAAACTGATAAAGTTTTCTAAAATGCAGCAACACAAAGAGATGACCGTGGCActtatttacagtgtacagcTGTAGCTATTAAAAGGCTCCATTCAATTTAGCTGGGCTGCAGGGGGTTCTCATGTCTGGTCAGGCCATGTCTGCTCTGAAACAGGACTCGACTGATTCAGCAGCTTGATAAAAAATGCCACTGCCACTAATCATGTCTAACTTATTTTAAGttgttagagtgtgtgtgtgtgtgtgtgtgtgtgtgtgtgtgtgtgtatgtgtatagcATGCATGTAGAAAGTATTCGGACTTATGCTAAAAACAAATTTGCCCCCGCATCAATCTACAcaaaatgcaacacacacacacagacgattaagagtgtccaattaacctaatccccagtTTTGCgtgtttttgtactgtgggagAAAgctggagagaacccacataTATTTTAGTGTGAAGCTGCATAAGCACTGACCAATGGACGGCTTTCAAAAGCCCTGTGCGTCAACCAATGGTAAATTAACAGAATCGCTCACCTTGGAGTTGGAGCTAATAAAAGTGAAACTTTAACTAAAGTAACAACACAGAAAAGTCTGTAAAAGGTCTGTAGTTAAGATTTCTATGAAAGCGTATGTCAGGCTGATTGTAGAGTTCATTGACTACTGTGTCAGCTCAACAGAAAAGAATAAATTGGCCTTAAATTCTTCTGTT includes the following:
- the slc25a28 gene encoding mitoferrin-2, which codes for MEADGFVRRRRMTAEGAGSDAGVAGASAGAEVRWLGGRFWGVSESIVGSLSPRIASEAEVQTVDLIRSGQCAETEDCEPDYEGLPQGASTSTHMLAGAVAGIMEHCLMFPIDCVKTRMQSLQPDPAARYRNVMDALRRIIATEGAWRPMRGLSVTAVGAGPAHALYFASYEKLKKTLSDVIHPGANSHLANGAAGCVATVLHDAAMNPAEVVKQRMQMYNSPYRGVLDCIRAIWHKEGAAAFYRSYTTQLTMNVPFQALHFMTYEYLQELLNPHRQYNPSSHMLSGALAGAIAAAATTPLDVCKTLLNTQESLALSSLSSSQRRISGLAHAFRTVYRLGGLRGFFKGVQARIIYQMPSTAISWSVYEFFKYGLTKHQHDKRRAQHMEAEI